The genomic region CATCCGCGGCATCCCGCTTCTGGTGCAGATCTTCTACATCTATTACGCCCTGGGGCGTTTCGTGCAGGTCCCCCCGATCCTTTCCGCCATAATCGCCATGGCTGTCTGCTACGGCGCCTACATGGGCGAGGTTGTGCGCGCGGGGATCGAGTCGATCCACAAGGGACAGAGGGAAGCGGCGCTGTCGCTCGGCATGAACGGGCGCCAGACCATGATCCACGTCATCCTGCCGCAGGCGGTGAAGGTGATCCTTCCCCCGGTAGGCAACGAGTTCATCGCCCTTTTGAAGGATTCCTCGCTGGTCTCCATCATCGCAGTTGCCGACCTATTGCGCCGCGGCCGCGAGTTCGCCTCGGAGTCTTTCACCTATTTCGAGACCTACACGGTCATAGCGCTGATCTACCTGATCATCACCTTGTTCTTCTCGAAGGTCATCGGCGTCATGGAGGAGCGTGTCAGTGTCAACAAGTAAGCGCAGAAAGATGGTAGAGGCGACCGAGATCGTGAAGATCTACGGCTCATTCCGGGCCCTGGACCGGGTTTCACTGGACATCTATGACGGCGAGAAGCTGGTCATCATCGGCCCCTCCGGTTCCGGCAAATCGACGCTCCTCAGATCCATCAACAGGCTCGAGGAGATCGACCGTGGCAAGATGATCGTCGACGGCATGGATATCATGGACCCGAAGACCGACATCACCAAGGTGCGCGAGGAGGTGGGTATGGTTTTCCAGTCCTTCAACCTCTTCCCGCACAAGACCGTGCTGGAGAACCTCACCCTGGCGCAGATCGTGGTCCGGAAGCGCTCGAAGTTCGAGGCGGAAGAAAAGGCGATGATGCTCCTGGAGAAAGTGGGGCTGGTCGCCAAGGCAAAGGCCTACCCGGGGAACCTCTCCGGAGGGCAGCAGCAGCGCGTGGCCATCGCCCGCTCGCTCGCCATGGACCCGAAGATGCTCCTTTTCGACGAGCCCACCTCGGCACTCGACCCCGAGATGATCGGCGAGGTGCTGGACGTGATGAAGGATCTCGCCAAGGACGGCATGACCATGGCGGTGGTAACGCACGAGATGGGGTTTGCCCGCGAGGTGGCGGACCGGGTGATCTTCATGGACGCCGGAAGGATCGTGGAGGAGGGTACGCCGGAGCATTTCTTCACCGCGCCCTCCCATGAGCGCGCGAAGCTGTTCCTGAGCCAGATACTGTAACTGCTGCCGTGGCGCCTTGTGGGTGTGCCACGTTGAGCACCAAATCGGCTTTTGCATCGTTTTTATCTTCAGTTGGAAAGGTGGTGGTCGCTTTCCCCGGCGTTATCAGTGTTCAGTTGTACCAGCAGGACCTGCAATAAAATAACCAAACCGAGGAGGATGTAATGAAGAAGAAGAACAAAAAGCTTTTGGTAGCAGCAATCGCAACAGCGCTGTCCGCAGCGTCCGCAGTACCCGCCCTGGCACTGGAAAACCAGTTCAACGGCGCCTTCACCGCTTTCTACGACATGTCCAACTTCAGCGGCAGCGGCGTTACCCAGAAGGACGCACCGAGCGAAAACTACTTCGTGCAGCGCGTGCGCCTGGGCTACACCGCCAAGGCTGACGACCATGTGAAACTGGTCACCAAGTTCGAATTCGACTACAACTACTGGGGCAACAGCTCCTATACCTCGGGACCGGGCACCGGCGGCGCTATCGGTGCTGACTCCGTGAACATGGAGACCAAGCACCTCTACCTCGACCTGGCCTACCCGCAGCTCAACACCAAGATCGGTATGATGCCCTACAACGACTCCTTCAAGGGCATGGTATTCGACACCGACGTCGCCGGTATCCTCCTCTCCCACGACTACGCCAATGCCAGCGTCTCCGCAGGCTTCTTCCGCCTGATGGATTCCAACAACGTCGGCCCGCAGGATACCACCCGCCTGGGCAGAAACACCAACGACATGTTCACCCTCGACGGCAAGTACAGCGTATCCAAGGACCTGACCGTCGGCGCTGCTTACTACTACATCAGTGACGACAGCAACGACTTCACCTCCACCATCCAGAGCGCGAAGGTCCATAACCTCGGCATCAACGCTGCCGGCAACGTCGGCCCGGTTGCCCTGAACGGCTTCTTCCTGAAGCAGTTCGGCGACCTCTCCAAGGACACCGACGCCAAAGGCTACACCTTCAACGTCGGCGCCAAGATGCCCCTGGCCGGCGGCACCCTGCGCTCCGAGTTCCTCTACGTAAGCGGCGGCAGCGATCAGTTCTACATCGCTCACAGCAAGCCCGGCTGGACCGAGGGCGGCCAGTTCTACGACGCCGAGATGACCATGCTGAACCGCGACAAGTACCAGACCACCATCGACAACGCCATCATGTATGACGTCGCCAACAACGGTCAGGGTGTCATCGAGGGTACCGTAGGCTACGACTACACCTTCAACGACAAGGTCTCCGCAAGCGCCAACGCAGGCTTTGCCGCAGTTGCCAAGAACACCTCCGGCGCAGGGAGCAGCGACTACCTCGGCACCGAGGTCAACGCAGAAGCTTACTACAAGCTGACCGCCAACGTGACTCTCGGTGCACGCGCGGGCTACCTCTTCCTTGGCGACTATTTCACCAACGAAGACAACCCGTACGACGTGAAGCTCATTGCCAAGTACAACTTCTAATCTCCAAACGATCTTCCCCGGTACTGTCTGTACCGGGGAAGATAAATTACGTTGGTGGCTGTCTTGACATTAAATGTCTGACAATTAAAATCTGCTGACGTGGTGATTCTTGACTTTACAATGTGACCAACATCCTAAGGAGGTAGTCTGCATGAGCTTTAAGAAGATCAGTGCATTGCTCTTGGTAGCGATGCTCGCAACCGGCGCTTTCGGCTGCAAGAAGAAGGAAGAGGCCCCGGCCCCGGGTGAGGCTGCCAAACCGGCCGGCAACACCGTCAAGATCGGCTTCCTCGGCGCTCTTACCGGCGACGTGGCGATGTTCGGCAAGCCGACTCTCGAAGGCATGAAGATGGCCGCTGCTGAAATCAACGCAGCCGGCGGCATTCTCGGCAAGCAGATCGAGATCGTCGAGGCCGACAACCGCGGCGACAAGCAGGAAGGCGCCTCGGTGACCCAGAAGTTCATCTCCCGTGACAGCGTGACCGCCATCGTCGGCGACCCGACCACCGGCATCACCAAGGTCGCAGCTCCCATCGCGCAGAAGGCAGGCGTGGTGCTCCTCTCCGCAGGCGCCACCGGCCCGGGCGTTGTCGAAGTGGGCGATTACATCTTCCGCGACACCCTGCTTGACTCCATCGCAATTCCCGCCGTCATCCAGTACTTCGCGAAGGACCTCGGCTTCAAGAAGGTGGCGATCATTACCTCCGACAACAACGACTACTCGGTAGGCCTTTCCCAGACCTTCCGCGACGCGGCCGCCAAAGTTCCTTCCATCAAGATCGTAGCCGACGAGAAGGTGAAGGACGGCGACAAGGACTTCTCCGCACAGATCACCAACATCAAGGGACAGAAGCCGGACGTAATCCTCTTCTCCGGTTACTACACCGAGGGCGCTCTCATCATGAAAGAGGCGCGCAAGCAGGGGCTCAAGGCTCCGATGTTCGGCGGCGACGGACTCTTCTCGCCCAAATTCATCGAGCTGGGCGGCCCCGCCGTCGAGGGCTCCATGTCCGCTCTGGGCTTCTCCACCGAGCAGGCAACTCCTGCGACCGCGAAATTCATCGAGGCGTTCAAGGCCAAGCACAACGGCGAACTCCCGGGTCTCTTCGACGCCCAGGGCTATGACGCAGTGATGCTCTTGGTCGACTCCATGAAGCGCGCCAACAGCGTAGATCCCAAGGTCTTCAAGGACGCCCTTGCCAAGACCAAAGGGTTCGAAGGCGTTTCCGGCACCATCAGCATGCAGGCCAACCGCGAGCCGATCAAGAGCCCGCTCTCCCTTCTCTACGTGAAGGACGGCAAGTTCGTGCTCAAGGCAAAAGTCCCCGTCAAGATGGACTAAAGCCTGAATCCCGCAGTATCAGCGGCCCCTGTTTAGGCAGGGGCCGTTTTTATTTGTGTGGCAGGCCTGACAGGACTGACAGGTCGATGTTCGCCCGGTCTGTCTCACATTTTCACAGTTGCCAGTTGTTTCCCCCTTGACAAGAGCAAGGGGAAAAACTATATTACAACTCGTTAAAGGGGAGTAGTTATCGGCCGGAGAAATGGCCGACCCGGTTTCCGTCAATACGGTCTTTGGACCCGGAGCCGGGGCAGATATCCTGTCAACAAGACCTTTATCCATGCAAACGTCGTGGGTAGAGGTCTTTTTATTTACCCACGGTGACAAAAAGAGGTCCAGAAACGGACTTAACTACAATCGTCGAGGTAAATACTATGCAAAGACTAAAGACAACCTTCCTACTGGCTCTTCTCACCGTTCTCATGGTTACCATGGGAAGCGCCCTGGGCGGCAGGACCGGCATGGTGACCGCCTTTGTCATGGCGCTCGGCATGAACTTCTTCTCCTACTGGTTCTCCGACAAGATCGTCCTCAAGATGTACGGCGCCCAGGAGATCGGAGAGCAGGACCACCCCATGTTCTACAACATGGTGCGCCACCTGGCCTCCCGCGCCGGGCTCCCGATGCCCAAGGTCTACATCATCCCCTCCGACAGCCCCAACGCCTTCGCCACGGGGCGAAACCCTGAGCACGCCGCGGTCGCGGCCACGGAAGGGATCCTGCGCATCCTCTCTCCCGAGGAGCTTGAAGGGGTGATGGCGCACGAGCTCGCGCACGTCCAAAACCGCGACATCCTGGTCGGCACCATCGCGGCCACCTTCGCCGGCGCCATCTCCATGATCGGCAACATGCTCCAGTGGGGCGCCATGTTCGGGGCAGGGCGGGGCGACGACGAAGAGGGGGGCGGCATCGGCGGACTCGTCGGTTCGCTCGCCATGGCCATCATCGCTCCCATCGCAGCCATGCTGATCCAGATGGCGGTCTCCCGCTCCCGCGAATACCTGGCGGATGCCTCCGGGGCCGAGATCTGCGGGCGCCCCTTGGCGCTCGCCTCGGCGCTCAGGAAGCTCCACATGGCGTCGCAGGCGCTTCCGATGCAGGAGGCGCGGCCGGCAACAGCCCACATGTTCATCGTGAACCCGCTGACCGGCGGCGGCATCGCCTCGCTCTTTTCGACTCATCCCCCCATGGAGGAGCGGATCGCGCGGCTGGAGCAGATGGCGAGGTACTAATTTCATTCCGCTGCTAACCCCCCCTCCCAACCTCCCCCCGCTGGGGGGAGGGGACGGAAGGCTCCCCACCCCCCGCTCCTTGGCGAAAGACGAAAGGCTCCCTAAAACCCTCTCTTGGTGGGCGACGGAAGGCTCCCGAAGCCCCCTCTTTTTAGGAGGGACGGACGGCTTGTCCCTCCCCTGGAGGTGGAGGGTCAGGGAGGGGGGATTCACCTTGTCTGGGGAGAAGACGCGACGTCAGGCTCTGTTGGAACAGGGCCATCTACTTAATTTTCAGGAGAACCGCTAAATGGAATGGTTTACCGACCCGCAGGTCTGGCTGGCACTGGTCACCTTGAGCGCACTTGAGATAGTGCTTGGGATAGACAACATCATCTTCATCTCGATACAGGCAAGCAAGCTCCCAGCGGACCAGCAGGAAAAGGCGAGGCTCACCGGCCTCGGGCTGGCGATGTTCATCCGGGTGGCGCTTCTTTTCTCGCTCAGCTGGCTCATGGGGCTTACCGATCCGCTCTTCTCGGTCTTCGGCAACGAGATCTCCGGGCGCGACCTGATCCTGATCTCGGGCGGCTTGTTCCTGCTCTGGAAGAGCACCATGGAGATCCACGAGAAACTGGAGGGTGAGGAGGTGATCGCCTCAGCCAAAGTGGGGGCTACCTTCGGCGCGGTGCTGGTGCAGATCCTGCTCCTGGACATCGTCTTTTCCCTCGACTCCATCATCACCGCCATAGGGATGGCAAGCCAGCTCTTCATCATGATTGCCGCGGTGGTCATCGCGGTGGGCTTCATGATGCTCTTCTCGGGCAAGATCAGTGCCTTCGTGGAAAAGCACCCGACCATCAAGATGCTTGCGCTTAGCTTCCTGCTCATGATCGGCGTGGCCCTGATCGGCGACGGCCTGGACATGCACATCCCCAAAGGGTACATCTACTTCGCCATGGCCTTCTCTGTGATGGTCGAGATGCTCAACCTGAGGATGCGGAGAGGGACGCCGGTCAAGCTGCACGAGCCGCGTCTCGACACCGCAGCCGAAAACAAGTAAACACTACTTGCCGTCAAGCTGCCCCGAACAGAAACTTCACCCGTGAAAGGGGACGCCGATGCTCAAACAAAAATCGATGCTGGTTCTTCTGGCGCTGCTGTTTCTTCTCCCCTTCGCCGGTTACCTGCTGAACTTTTACAGCGACTGGTTGTTCTTCAATGAGACGGGGTACGCCTCAGTCTTCATTACGACCATGTACGCGCAAAGCATAGCCGGCCTTCTCTTCGGGCTGCTGCTGTTCGCCTTCCTGCAGCTGAACCTCAGATACGCCAACAGGGGCGAGTTTCCGGCGCCTGGCGTCCACATCGTCGGCGGGCGCGACCTGCGCTTCAACGGCAGAACGCTGGGGCAGGTGCTGCGGCCGCTGGGGGTCCTGGTCTCGCTGGTCCTTGCCTTTTTGGGCGGCACCTGGGGCTCGTACCGCTGGGAAAAGCTCCTTTTGTTCGTGAACCGCTCCGATGTAGGGATGGCAGACCCGGTTCTTGGCAAGGACGTCGGCTTCTACCTCTTCACCCTTCCTTTCCTGGAGCTGCTGCAGCTCTTTTGCGGGTTCATGGTGCTGGCGGCCCTGATTCTCACGGCGGCCGTCTACGTGGTCAAGGGGGGAATCCTTCTCCGTGACAGCGGGGCCGGCATCGACCCTATGGCCCGCCGTCATCTGGCCGTACTGATCGGCTGCTTTTCGCTCGTAGTCGCGGGTGGGCTCTATCTGGAGAGCTTCCGGCTCTTTTTCGCCAACAATGGCATCTTAACCGGCGCCGGATACGTCGACGTCCACGCCAGGCTGCCGATGTACCGCATAGTCACCTTCCTCACCCCAGTTGCCGGCGTGCTATTGGCTGCGGGGATCTGGAAGGGGAACTGGCGCCTCGCTCTCATACCTGCCCTCGTGGTGGCGGCGCTTTACCTCGCTGGGGTGCGGGTATATCCCGGTCTTTTGCAGAAGTTCAAGGTAGCCCCCAACGAGCTGACGCTGGAGACCCCGTACCTGGAGAACCACCTGAAGTTCACCCGCTACGGCTACGACCTCGACAAGATCGAGACCATCCCCTTCGACGTGGACGCGAAGCTCACCGCCGCAGATATCGCCAACAACGAAGCGACCATGAAGAACATCCGGCTCTGGGACCACGCGCCGCTTCTGAAGACCTACAGCCAGCTGCAGCAGATCCGGACCTACTACAAGTTCTTCGACGTGGACAACGACCGCTACATGGTGAACGGCAGCTATGCGCAGGTGATGCTATCGCCGCGCGAGCTTTCCTACAGCGACCTCCCCAGCAAGAACTGGATCAACGAACGGCTCATCTTCACCCACGGAAACGGCATCACCTTCGGGCCGGTGAGCCGCATCAGCAAGGAAGGGCTGCCGGAGTTCTTCGTCAAGGACATCCCGGCGGTGAGCCTGGCCGACATAAAGGTGACGAGGCCCGAGATCTACTACGGTGAGCTCTCCAACGACTACGTGGTCGTGAAGACCAAGGTCCCGGAGTTCAGCTATCCCACCGCCGCCGGCAACGTCAACACCACCTACGCCGGCAAGGGGGGGGTGCCTCTCGACTCCTTGCTCAGAAAGGCGCTCTTCGCCGGGAGGTTCAAGACCGAGAAGATCCTCCTTTCCTCGGACATCACCCCGCAGAGCCGGATCCTCTACAACCGGAACATAAGAGAGCGAGTGAGCGCTATCGCCCCGTTCCTCAGTTTCGACAGCGACCCCTACCTGGTGGTGGACGAGCAGGGAAAGCTCAAGTGGATCATCGACGCCTACACCTTCTCTGACCGTCTACCTTACTCCAGGCCGATCAAGGGAGGTGGCAACTACCTGCGCAATTCGGTCAAGGCTGTGGTGGACGCCTATGACGGCACGGTCGCTTACTATGTGAGCGATCCCGGCGACGTTATGGTCAAGGTCTACTCCCGTGTCTTCCCCGGGCTGTTCCAGCCGATCGACGCCATGCCCGCTGACCTCAGGAAGCACGTCAGGTACTCGCACCAGTTCCTCCAGGTGCAGGCGGCCCTCTACGCTGCCTACCACATGACCGACCCGAAGGTGTTCTACAACAAGGAGAACCTCTGGCAGGTCCCGGCCCTTGGGGAAAAGCCGATGGAACCGTACTACACCATCATGAAGCTCCCGGGCGAGAAGAGTGAGGAGTACATCCTGCTGCTTCCCTTCACCCCGTCCAACCGCGACAACCTGGCCGCCTGGCTCACGGCGCGCTGCGACGGTGAAAACTACGGGAAGGTCAGGGCGTACACCTTCCCACGCGACCGGTTGATCTACGGTCCCAAGCAGATCGACGCGCGCATCAACCAGGACTCCTTCATCTCGCAGCAGCTCACCCTCTGGAGCCAGCGCGGCTCAGAGGTGATCCGGGGAAGCCTGCTGGTGATCCCCATCGAAAAGTCGCTCCTCTACGTGCAGCCGCTCTTTCTGGCAGCCGACAAGGCAGGGCTTCCCGAGCTGAAGCGGGTGATCGTGGCCTTCGGCGACCAGGTGGTGATGGAGGAGAACCTGGAAATGGCGCTGCAGCGTCTTTTCGGGACGGGAAAGGGAGCGCCGACTCTCCCCGCAGCTTCCTCTTCCGCGCCGTCCGGTGCGCCCGGCCCGGCTGCGGGAACCCCCGCTGGTGGGCTGGCCAAGGAGGCGATGGCGATCTACGAAAGGGCTATGAACCTGCAGCGCCAGGGAGACTGGGCCGGTTACGGCGAACAGTTGCGCAAGCTGGAGCAGGTGCTGAGGCGGATGGCGGCACAGTAACAGGGAAAACCGTTGGCAAAAGGGGAACAAAACCAAAAGGAGGACTTATCATGAAGTGTCCGGTATGCAACACGGTGAACCTGGTGATGGCTGAGCGTCAGGGAGTCGAGATCGATTACTGTCCGGAGTGCCGCGGCGTCTGGCTTGACCGTGGCGAACTCGACAAGATCATCGAGCGCTCCTCGATAGGTGCTGCGACTCCTCAGCCGCCGCAACCGCAGTACCAGGGGCAGCAACCGTACGAGGGGGAGCCCCAGCATCATGGCTACAGGCATGACGACCACGGACACGGCCACGGTCACAAGCCTTACCGGAAGAAGTCGTTCCTGGAAGAACTCTTCGACTGAAAACGGTGATTAGTATAAGGTGGTTTCTCTTGACACGATCGGCATTCCTTCGCTATATTCGCGCCAGCTTATGAGAGAGAAACCACTTTTTAAATACGTCTCCTGGTTCATACTCGCCTCCGTATTCCTGGTGCTTTGCAACGGGGTATGCAGTACGGCGCACGCCCTGGAGTCGCAGATCTCGAGCTTGCAGGATTACGCAGGCACGGACGTCGCCGCGAGCGTCGGCGCGCCCTGCTGCCCTGACGATCACCACGACTCCGACAGCCCTGCATGCGACGACTGCGTCAACTGTCTGTGCCACGTCACCGTTGCGCCCCAGCTGTTCCGACTGAACTACTTACCTGTCTTTTCAGATCTCTCTAGCTTTACCTCTTTCAGGCTTATACCCGAAGTCTATCTGCCCAAGTTCATCCCACCTCAGAATCTCGCTTAATCCTCAGAACCTTTTTCACTGACCCGTTGGCGCGGCTTGGCCTCGCCAGCACCTTGTCGGCCGGATTGCAGACGCCTTAGGCACCGGTGCCGCTGCGCGTCGAGCTATGCACGCGTTTGTGCATCCAGGCACAGGTCCATTCCCTGCGGTTTCTGCACCCTCCAAGCATGAAGGAGCGG from Citrifermentans bremense harbors:
- a CDS encoding amino acid ABC transporter ATP-binding protein, whose product is MSTSKRRKMVEATEIVKIYGSFRALDRVSLDIYDGEKLVIIGPSGSGKSTLLRSINRLEEIDRGKMIVDGMDIMDPKTDITKVREEVGMVFQSFNLFPHKTVLENLTLAQIVVRKRSKFEAEEKAMMLLEKVGLVAKAKAYPGNLSGGQQQRVAIARSLAMDPKMLLFDEPTSALDPEMIGEVLDVMKDLAKDGMTMAVVTHEMGFAREVADRVIFMDAGRIVEEGTPEHFFTAPSHERAKLFLSQIL
- a CDS encoding UPF0182 family membrane protein, producing the protein MLKQKSMLVLLALLFLLPFAGYLLNFYSDWLFFNETGYASVFITTMYAQSIAGLLFGLLLFAFLQLNLRYANRGEFPAPGVHIVGGRDLRFNGRTLGQVLRPLGVLVSLVLAFLGGTWGSYRWEKLLLFVNRSDVGMADPVLGKDVGFYLFTLPFLELLQLFCGFMVLAALILTAAVYVVKGGILLRDSGAGIDPMARRHLAVLIGCFSLVVAGGLYLESFRLFFANNGILTGAGYVDVHARLPMYRIVTFLTPVAGVLLAAGIWKGNWRLALIPALVVAALYLAGVRVYPGLLQKFKVAPNELTLETPYLENHLKFTRYGYDLDKIETIPFDVDAKLTAADIANNEATMKNIRLWDHAPLLKTYSQLQQIRTYYKFFDVDNDRYMVNGSYAQVMLSPRELSYSDLPSKNWINERLIFTHGNGITFGPVSRISKEGLPEFFVKDIPAVSLADIKVTRPEIYYGELSNDYVVVKTKVPEFSYPTAAGNVNTTYAGKGGVPLDSLLRKALFAGRFKTEKILLSSDITPQSRILYNRNIRERVSAIAPFLSFDSDPYLVVDEQGKLKWIIDAYTFSDRLPYSRPIKGGGNYLRNSVKAVVDAYDGTVAYYVSDPGDVMVKVYSRVFPGLFQPIDAMPADLRKHVRYSHQFLQVQAALYAAYHMTDPKVFYNKENLWQVPALGEKPMEPYYTIMKLPGEKSEEYILLLPFTPSNRDNLAAWLTARCDGENYGKVRAYTFPRDRLIYGPKQIDARINQDSFISQQLTLWSQRGSEVIRGSLLVIPIEKSLLYVQPLFLAADKAGLPELKRVIVAFGDQVVMEENLEMALQRLFGTGKGAPTLPAASSSAPSGAPGPAAGTPAGGLAKEAMAIYERAMNLQRQGDWAGYGEQLRKLEQVLRRMAAQ
- a CDS encoding ABC transporter substrate-binding protein, giving the protein MSFKKISALLLVAMLATGAFGCKKKEEAPAPGEAAKPAGNTVKIGFLGALTGDVAMFGKPTLEGMKMAAAEINAAGGILGKQIEIVEADNRGDKQEGASVTQKFISRDSVTAIVGDPTTGITKVAAPIAQKAGVVLLSAGATGPGVVEVGDYIFRDTLLDSIAIPAVIQYFAKDLGFKKVAIITSDNNDYSVGLSQTFRDAAAKVPSIKIVADEKVKDGDKDFSAQITNIKGQKPDVILFSGYYTEGALIMKEARKQGLKAPMFGGDGLFSPKFIELGGPAVEGSMSALGFSTEQATPATAKFIEAFKAKHNGELPGLFDAQGYDAVMLLVDSMKRANSVDPKVFKDALAKTKGFEGVSGTISMQANREPIKSPLSLLYVKDGKFVLKAKVPVKMD
- the htpX gene encoding zinc metalloprotease HtpX, giving the protein MQRLKTTFLLALLTVLMVTMGSALGGRTGMVTAFVMALGMNFFSYWFSDKIVLKMYGAQEIGEQDHPMFYNMVRHLASRAGLPMPKVYIIPSDSPNAFATGRNPEHAAVAATEGILRILSPEELEGVMAHELAHVQNRDILVGTIAATFAGAISMIGNMLQWGAMFGAGRGDDEEGGGIGGLVGSLAMAIIAPIAAMLIQMAVSRSREYLADASGAEICGRPLALASALRKLHMASQALPMQEARPATAHMFIVNPLTGGGIASLFSTHPPMEERIARLEQMARY
- a CDS encoding amino acid ABC transporter permease; the encoded protein is MSIEAKKQIIDVGDGAAIPRKSDRGLFTAWRIAFFGAIGTLVYLVQTKPDPYLNIIKFVPDGILVTFQVTLGAILLAIVFGLFTGLGRISKNRFFNGAASLYVEIIRGIPLLVQIFYIYYALGRFVQVPPILSAIIAMAVCYGAYMGEVVRAGIESIHKGQREAALSLGMNGRQTMIHVILPQAVKVILPPVGNEFIALLKDSSLVSIIAVADLLRRGREFASESFTYFETYTVIALIYLIITLFFSKVIGVMEERVSVNK
- a CDS encoding TerC family protein, translated to MEWFTDPQVWLALVTLSALEIVLGIDNIIFISIQASKLPADQQEKARLTGLGLAMFIRVALLFSLSWLMGLTDPLFSVFGNEISGRDLILISGGLFLLWKSTMEIHEKLEGEEVIASAKVGATFGAVLVQILLLDIVFSLDSIITAIGMASQLFIMIAAVVIAVGFMMLFSGKISAFVEKHPTIKMLALSFLLMIGVALIGDGLDMHIPKGYIYFAMAFSVMVEMLNLRMRRGTPVKLHEPRLDTAAENK
- a CDS encoding TFIIB-type zinc ribbon-containing protein yields the protein MKCPVCNTVNLVMAERQGVEIDYCPECRGVWLDRGELDKIIERSSIGAATPQPPQPQYQGQQPYEGEPQHHGYRHDDHGHGHGHKPYRKKSFLEELFD
- a CDS encoding porin, translating into MKKKNKKLLVAAIATALSAASAVPALALENQFNGAFTAFYDMSNFSGSGVTQKDAPSENYFVQRVRLGYTAKADDHVKLVTKFEFDYNYWGNSSYTSGPGTGGAIGADSVNMETKHLYLDLAYPQLNTKIGMMPYNDSFKGMVFDTDVAGILLSHDYANASVSAGFFRLMDSNNVGPQDTTRLGRNTNDMFTLDGKYSVSKDLTVGAAYYYISDDSNDFTSTIQSAKVHNLGINAAGNVGPVALNGFFLKQFGDLSKDTDAKGYTFNVGAKMPLAGGTLRSEFLYVSGGSDQFYIAHSKPGWTEGGQFYDAEMTMLNRDKYQTTIDNAIMYDVANNGQGVIEGTVGYDYTFNDKVSASANAGFAAVAKNTSGAGSSDYLGTEVNAEAYYKLTANVTLGARAGYLFLGDYFTNEDNPYDVKLIAKYNF